The Deltaproteobacteria bacterium DNA segment TCTCCACGGCATCTGGAGAAATATCTGTCGCAATGACCTTTACGTCCGGAAACTCGACAGCCACCGACACCGCTATGCAGCCGGAGCCGGAACAGATGTCCAGGACAAACGGCGACGAGGACACGCCCTTTGCCTTGAGCATTGCAAGCGCCTCGCCCACAAGAATCTCTGTCTCGGGCCTTGGTATCAGCACGCCGGGGCCCACCATAAAATCGCGCCCCATGAACTCCGTTTCGCCTATGATGTACTGGAGCGGCTCCTTGTACTTCCTTCTTCTTACCCACTCGCCGATTATGGCCTTGCATCCCGGATGCACAGGGCGCGAACCGTAGGCCTTGACGTCGGCTGGACGAAGGCTTAATGCCGAGGCCACCATCAAAAGCGCTTCGCGCTGCCACTCCTCCACCTCGGCAAGCTTAAGGCTGTCTTCTGTCCATTTAAGGAGTTCAAAAACGGTTAAGAGCGGCGTCTGGTCCATCTTCTATTTACGGATGTGTATGACCGTGCCGATGCCGGTGTCGGTAAAGACCTCGAGTAGCACGGCATGAGCAACCCTTCCGTCGATTATATGGGCGGCCGATACCCCGCTTGCAACAGTCTCCATACAGCACTTTAGCTTGGGCACCATGCCGCCGGTTGCCACCTTCTTCATCATAAGAGAGCGCGTCTCGGAAAGATTAAGCGAAGATATGAGCTGGCCGTTCTTATCGAGCACGCCCGGGACGTCGGTAAGAAGGATTAGTTTCTCGGCCTTAAGAGCGGTTGCGACCTTGCCCGCGACGTAATCTGCGTTTATGTTATACGTTCCTGCCGCATCGTCGGTGCCAATGGGCGCGATTACCGGTATATAGTTGCTCTTTTCTAACGTCTCTATGATATGCGGGTTTATAACCTCGACCTCTCCGACAAGGCCCATGTCGTCCTTGCCCTTAAGCTTCTTTGCCTTAATGAGCCCGCCGTCCTTGCCCGAGAGCCCGATTGCCTTGCCGCCAAAGAGGTTTATGAGCCCGACGATTTCCTTGTTTATCTTTCCGCCAAGCACCATCTCGACTACTTCCATGGTCTCGGCATCTGTTACGCGTATGC contains these protein-coding regions:
- the prmC gene encoding peptide chain release factor N(5)-glutamine methyltransferase, giving the protein MDQTPLLTVFELLKWTEDSLKLAEVEEWQREALLMVASALSLRPADVKAYGSRPVHPGCKAIIGEWVRRRKYKEPLQYIIGETEFMGRDFMVGPGVLIPRPETEILVGEALAMLKAKGVSSSPFVLDICSGSGCIAVSVAVEFPDVKVIATDISPDAVETTVKNALLNGVYENIECLEGDLFEPLREQNLEGRFDLILANPPYVASNVISTLEEEVKDFEPRLALDGGTDGLDVIRRLVQGAATYLKPGCALIMEVGYDQVRGVEGIIRESGAYDNIVVKKDYSGIERVVMAFKKMG
- the argB gene encoding acetylglutamate kinase, which codes for MEEPGGTHKPIINDQIQVLLEALPYIKKFYNKTVVIKYGGSAMTEEGLKKSFARDVVLMKYVGINPVIVHGGGPQIGSLLTKLGKESKFVKGIRVTDAETMEVVEMVLGGKINKEIVGLINLFGGKAIGLSGKDGGLIKAKKLKGKDDMGLVGEVEVINPHIIETLEKSNYIPVIAPIGTDDAAGTYNINADYVAGKVATALKAEKLILLTDVPGVLDKNGQLISSLNLSETRSLMMKKVATGGMVPKLKCCMETVASGVSAAHIIDGRVAHAVLLEVFTDTGIGTVIHIRK